One Nicotiana sylvestris chromosome 12, ASM39365v2, whole genome shotgun sequence genomic window carries:
- the LOC104213483 gene encoding uncharacterized protein: MKASIKFREEQKPLIRAKVPLSILNVPFQSGIVAGESKELSLNLGTLFDSGPSFKFAYRPNDSANPFSFVFKTGIGHFGSPISSPFTMSAEFNLIGNQNPSFFIHFKPNFGDFCVKKSHSSSALTKSLSSKSNGVNVVGPIHDGFETPLVKPAFLGGKVGVLPSESAVAGAVENLFSGTAVSARTSFPVRNRAVVNFRWGLRFPTVSPAEDPDTVILGKNDVFSQAGISFRQCPLLVMNKIGIEHVAKDDSKKGMAENADLAKVCVDVKQQLETIQAENGLLRNALNDLRSEISSRRFNFSTNELNGKGTEDNANEELKKKKASVGATGA, from the coding sequence ATGAAAGCTTCAATCAAATTTCGTGAGGAGCAAAAACCGTTAATCAGAGCCAAAGTTCCTCTCAGTATACTTAACGTTCCGTTCCAATCAGGAATTGTTGCCGGCGAATCGAAAGAGTTATCGTTAAATCTCGGTACTTTATTCGATTCTGGACCGTCTTTTAAATTCGCTTATCGTCCTAATGATTCGGCAAACCCGTTTAGTTTTGTGTTCAAAACAGGGATTGGACATTTCGGGTCCCCGATATCCAGCCCGTTTACTATGAGTGCTGAGTTCAATTTGATTGGGAATCAAAACCCTAGTTTCTTCATTCACTTTAAGCCTAATTTCGGTGATTTTTGCGTGAAGAAATCGCACTCCTCTTCGGCCCTCACGAAGAGTTTGAGCTCGAAATCGAACGGAGTTAATGTCGTTGGTCCAATTCACGACGGCTTCGAAACGCCTTTAGTGAAACCGGCGTTTCTCGGCGGTAAAGTCGGGGTTTTGCCATCGGAATCGGCCGTCGCTGGAGCAGTGGAGAATTTGTTCTCCGGCACGGCGGTCAGCGCACGGACCTCGTTCCCCGTGAGAAACCGTGCGGTGGTGAATTTCCGCTGGGGTCTTAGGTTTCCGACGGTTTCTCCGGCGGAGGATCCGGATACTGTTATACTTGGGAAGAACGACGTGTTTTCGCAGGCGGGGATTTCGTTCAGGCAATGTCCGCTGTTGGTGATGAATAAGATCGGCATCGAACACGTGGCGAAAGATGATTCGAAGAAAGGGATGGCAGAGAATGCTGATTTGGCGAAGGTGTGTGTGGATGTGAAGCAGCAACTGGAGACAATACAAGCTGAAAATGGATTATTAAGAAATGCTTTGAATGATTTAAGATCTGAAATATCTTCAAGAAGGTTTAATTTTTCGACGAATGAATTGAATGGGAAAGGAACTGAAGATAATGCTAATgaggagttgaagaagaagaaggcatCGGTGGGAGCTACTGGAGCTTAA